From a region of the Thermoplasmata archaeon genome:
- a CDS encoding HAD-IC family P-type ATPase, with protein sequence MADDWHALGAEAVLQRLDASPLGLTSHEAAERLARVGPNELVQTARISPLRILVSQFTDVLVVVLIIAAVISAVLGLLQDETSDLYDAVLIIAIVIMNAILGFRQEYRAERSLEALKSLAAPRAHVLREGETVAVPSRELVPGEVVVLAAGDRVPADARLLEVASLRVNEASLTGESTPVSKSVGLLPQDTFLGDRKNMVFMGTAVDGGRGKAVVVETAMGTELGKIAGLVQRETKEETPLQKQLDRLGRQIGIAILIAAASIFLIGALRELGELDVNHIELLFLTAVGLSVAAIPEGLPAIVTISLALGLQRMIRRHALIRRLPAVEALGAASVICSDKTGTLTKGEMNVRLLVAGSREYEVRGEGFDPSGDVRADGKKAALSAHPDLRRLLECGVLCNDAELKKDKDRWIVAGDPTEGALLVAAVRAGLDPDSIRSEMPRVAEIAFTSERKKMSTLHAYLSEPDLQQVLAVPEGERHRSLGGAGAYLHVKGAPERILAACGYHLVDGERKPLTEYDRKQYLFRNQELATRAFRVLGFAVREFSGEVPPLHEEDLETDLTFLGLAGMMDAPRADAIEAIKRCNKAGVRVAMITGDHKLTAMAVAREMGILREGDRALTGEELERIPDEELVRDVDRIRVYARVSPEHKMRIVDAWKKAGHIVAMTGDGVNDAPALKRSDLGVAMGITGTDVAKESADMVLTDDNFASIVAAIEEGRGIYENIRKFVAYLLSANAGEVLIMFIATLALLDLRFLPFFAPVQLLWINLVTDGLPALALGVDPYPTDIMDRPPRNPREGVLSRDILFLIFVVAGILTVGTLGIFFLELNDGADVTRARTVAFTTIVFFELFLVFAMRSPRQTLWSIGLFTNTKLIVAVLASMALQALVIYTPFLQGPFGTEPLTAWDWARTILISLTAFAFVEALKVARSRWSRSSPR encoded by the coding sequence ATGGCGGACGACTGGCACGCCCTCGGGGCGGAAGCCGTCCTCCAGCGGTTGGACGCCTCCCCCCTCGGTCTCACGAGCCACGAGGCCGCCGAGCGGCTCGCACGCGTCGGACCTAACGAGCTCGTTCAGACGGCACGGATCAGTCCGCTCCGTATTCTCGTGAGCCAGTTCACGGACGTCCTCGTGGTCGTTCTGATCATCGCCGCGGTCATTTCCGCGGTCCTCGGGCTTCTGCAAGACGAGACCTCGGACCTCTACGACGCGGTACTCATCATCGCGATCGTGATCATGAACGCCATCCTCGGATTCCGCCAGGAGTACCGCGCGGAGCGTTCTCTTGAGGCGTTGAAGAGCCTCGCGGCCCCGAGGGCCCATGTCCTCCGAGAAGGAGAGACCGTCGCAGTGCCCTCGCGGGAGTTGGTCCCGGGCGAGGTGGTGGTCTTGGCCGCGGGCGACCGCGTGCCCGCCGACGCGCGGCTCCTCGAAGTCGCGAGCCTCCGCGTCAACGAAGCATCCCTCACGGGCGAATCCACGCCGGTGAGCAAGTCGGTGGGCCTGCTGCCCCAGGACACGTTCCTCGGAGACCGCAAGAACATGGTGTTCATGGGGACCGCGGTCGACGGGGGACGCGGCAAGGCCGTCGTGGTCGAGACCGCGATGGGGACCGAGCTCGGGAAGATCGCGGGCCTCGTGCAACGGGAGACGAAAGAAGAGACGCCGCTCCAGAAACAGCTCGACCGGCTCGGCAGGCAGATCGGGATTGCGATTCTGATCGCCGCCGCCTCCATCTTCCTGATCGGGGCGCTCCGCGAACTCGGTGAGCTGGACGTGAACCACATCGAGCTGCTCTTCCTCACGGCCGTCGGATTGTCGGTCGCCGCAATCCCGGAAGGCCTCCCGGCGATCGTGACGATCAGCCTCGCGCTCGGGCTCCAACGGATGATCCGGCGTCACGCGTTAATCCGGAGGCTGCCTGCCGTGGAGGCGCTCGGCGCGGCGTCCGTCATCTGCTCCGACAAGACCGGCACGCTGACGAAGGGGGAGATGAACGTCCGGCTCCTCGTCGCCGGCTCGCGGGAGTACGAAGTGCGCGGCGAGGGGTTCGACCCATCCGGGGACGTCCGCGCCGATGGCAAGAAGGCGGCCCTCTCGGCCCACCCGGATCTCCGCCGATTGCTCGAATGCGGGGTGTTGTGCAACGATGCGGAACTGAAGAAGGACAAGGATCGGTGGATCGTCGCGGGCGACCCGACGGAGGGCGCGCTCCTCGTGGCCGCGGTCCGCGCCGGCCTCGATCCGGATTCGATCCGGTCCGAGATGCCGCGCGTCGCGGAGATCGCCTTCACGTCGGAACGGAAGAAAATGTCGACCCTTCACGCATATCTGTCGGAGCCCGATTTGCAGCAGGTGCTCGCGGTCCCCGAAGGGGAGCGGCACCGAAGTCTCGGCGGCGCAGGGGCGTACTTACACGTCAAGGGGGCGCCCGAGCGAATCCTTGCGGCGTGCGGATACCATCTCGTCGATGGGGAGCGCAAGCCGCTGACCGAGTACGACCGCAAGCAGTATCTGTTCCGGAACCAGGAGTTGGCCACGCGCGCGTTCCGAGTCCTCGGCTTCGCGGTCCGCGAATTTTCCGGAGAAGTCCCGCCGCTGCACGAAGAGGACCTCGAGACGGACCTCACCTTCCTCGGCCTGGCGGGGATGATGGACGCCCCGCGAGCGGACGCGATTGAAGCGATCAAGCGGTGTAACAAGGCGGGGGTCCGCGTCGCCATGATCACGGGGGACCACAAGCTCACGGCGATGGCCGTCGCGCGGGAGATGGGGATCCTCCGGGAGGGAGATCGCGCCCTGACGGGCGAGGAACTCGAGCGGATTCCCGACGAGGAGCTCGTGCGAGACGTGGACCGGATTCGCGTGTACGCCCGAGTGTCGCCCGAGCACAAGATGCGGATCGTGGACGCGTGGAAGAAGGCCGGGCACATCGTCGCGATGACGGGCGATGGCGTCAACGATGCGCCGGCCCTCAAGCGATCGGACCTCGGGGTCGCGATGGGCATCACGGGGACGGACGTCGCGAAGGAGAGCGCGGACATGGTCCTGACGGACGACAACTTCGCGTCGATCGTCGCGGCGATCGAGGAAGGCCGAGGCATCTACGAGAACATCCGCAAGTTCGTCGCCTATCTGCTGTCCGCGAACGCCGGCGAGGTCCTCATCATGTTCATCGCGACCCTCGCCTTGCTGGACCTCCGCTTCCTGCCGTTCTTCGCGCCGGTGCAGCTTCTGTGGATCAACTTGGTCACGGACGGCCTGCCGGCGCTCGCACTCGGAGTGGATCCATATCCGACCGACATTATGGATCGGCCGCCTCGCAATCCGAGGGAGGGCGTGTTGTCTCGGGACATCCTCTTCCTGATCTTCGTCGTCGCGGGGATCCTCACGGTGGGCACCTTGGGGATCTTCTTCCTCGAACTCAACGACGGAGCGGACGTCACTCGGGCCCGGACGGTCGCCTTCACGACCATCGTGTTCTTCGAGCTCTTCCTCGTCTTCGCGATGCGGTCCCCCCGTCAGACCTTGTGGTCCATCGGCCTGTTCACGAACACGAAGCTCATCGTGGCCGTCCTCGCGTCGATGGCGTTGCAGGCCCTGGTGATCTATACGCCATTCCTACAAGGGCCGTTCGGCACGGAGCCCCTGACGGCGTGGGATTGGGCGCGGACGATCCTCATCTCCCTCACGGCCTTCGCCTTCGTCGAAGCCCTGAAGGTCGCACGGAGCCGGTGGTCCAGGTCGTCGCCGCGATGA
- a CDS encoding cation:proton antiporter gives MVETASIMFDIGVIATVGFLGAALASRARVPVVIGYIIAGILIGPNIHLRVFGWSYDGVLGDSTFLQNISQIGLVLLLFFVGLEFSITKLMKTKEAAAILAVTNLAVNMFAGFVIGAWLGWPLIDTIFMAGVVSMSSSAITAKSLIDLKRLGNKETEFLLGMVILESFLSMFLLTIVNGMIVPSETPVNVPALFAGVGIFIGFFALLAAVVVPRTAALFARIRSEELFVLFALGTVFLAGALAEAFRIPAIVGAFFMGMVFADTRIAGRMKVKMESIRDAFVAIFFLSFGMLIDPGSLGSVLPMLVIAVPLILLNDLFLTASLAYFIGFSGRASTAIGTSLVARNEEAILYATVGARAIRANGQLPNDYAGRYLTPFAGILCIVMSSLAPMLMIRSDRIADFFTRRLPKSITFGAELVKRTLKTVIMPNFLPIYRRKRLFQASIIVYAAWIIDLTVTTGMAHLAMSIFTPVLVFAVWASTRHAFRDPVRHTNYGVDGGPFSRSAIEAFVLRIVVGALAVVGLVAILWQYYWPSTLLILYAYFLVVIFSMKVVYRRLGLGVGRRPAPVRLVRRMPPSRSWRAASGRR, from the coding sequence GTGGTCGAGACCGCGTCGATCATGTTCGACATCGGGGTCATCGCGACCGTTGGGTTCCTCGGCGCGGCGCTCGCGTCGCGAGCCCGCGTGCCCGTGGTCATCGGCTACATCATCGCCGGCATCCTGATTGGGCCCAACATCCACCTCCGCGTCTTCGGATGGTCCTACGACGGCGTCTTGGGAGACAGCACCTTCCTCCAGAACATCTCCCAGATCGGGCTCGTGCTCCTCCTCTTCTTCGTCGGGCTCGAGTTCAGCATCACGAAGCTGATGAAGACCAAGGAGGCCGCCGCGATCCTCGCGGTCACGAACCTCGCCGTGAACATGTTCGCGGGTTTCGTCATCGGGGCGTGGCTCGGATGGCCCCTGATCGACACGATCTTCATGGCGGGGGTCGTCAGCATGTCGAGCTCCGCGATCACGGCGAAGTCGCTGATCGACCTCAAGCGCCTCGGCAACAAGGAGACGGAATTCCTCCTCGGAATGGTCATCCTCGAGTCGTTCCTGTCCATGTTCCTCCTGACGATCGTCAACGGGATGATCGTGCCCTCGGAGACGCCGGTGAACGTGCCCGCGCTGTTCGCGGGGGTGGGCATCTTCATCGGGTTCTTCGCGCTGCTCGCAGCGGTCGTCGTGCCGCGGACGGCCGCGCTCTTCGCGCGGATCCGGAGCGAGGAGCTGTTCGTCCTCTTCGCCCTCGGCACGGTGTTCCTCGCCGGCGCCTTGGCGGAGGCGTTCCGCATCCCCGCCATCGTGGGCGCGTTCTTCATGGGCATGGTTTTCGCCGACACCCGGATCGCGGGCCGGATGAAGGTCAAGATGGAGTCGATCCGTGACGCGTTCGTCGCGATCTTCTTCCTGAGTTTCGGCATGCTGATCGACCCCGGATCGCTCGGATCCGTCTTGCCGATGCTCGTCATCGCGGTCCCGCTCATCCTGCTGAACGACCTCTTCCTCACGGCATCTCTCGCCTATTTCATCGGTTTTTCCGGGCGCGCCTCGACCGCGATCGGCACGAGCCTCGTGGCCCGGAACGAGGAGGCGATCCTCTACGCGACGGTGGGGGCCCGCGCAATCCGGGCGAACGGCCAGCTGCCGAACGACTACGCCGGTCGATACCTGACGCCATTCGCGGGAATCCTCTGCATCGTGATGAGTTCCCTCGCTCCCATGCTCATGATCCGATCGGACCGAATCGCGGACTTCTTCACGCGGCGTCTGCCGAAGTCGATCACGTTCGGCGCGGAACTCGTCAAGAGGACTCTGAAGACCGTCATCATGCCCAACTTCCTTCCGATCTACCGACGGAAGCGGCTTTTCCAGGCGTCGATCATCGTGTACGCCGCATGGATCATCGACCTGACCGTGACGACCGGCATGGCGCACCTGGCGATGTCGATCTTCACGCCGGTCCTCGTGTTCGCGGTGTGGGCCTCGACGCGGCACGCCTTCCGCGATCCCGTGCGGCACACGAACTACGGGGTGGACGGAGGGCCGTTCAGCCGATCCGCGATCGAGGCGTTCGTCCTCCGAATCGTGGTCGGGGCGCTCGCAGTCGTCGGGCTCGTCGCAATCCTGTGGCAGTACTACTGGCCGTCGACTCTTCTCATCTTGTATGCATACTTCCTCGTCGTCATATTCAGCATGAAAGTGGTGTACCGGCGCCTCGGGCTCGGAGTCGGCCGTCGACCAGCCCCGGTTCGACTCGTGCGACGCATGCCACCGTCGCGGAGCTGGCGGGCTGCGAGCGGCCGCCGTTGA
- a CDS encoding MBL fold metallo-hydrolase, with protein MLVEKVVSAPLDNNAYLLVDEKSKQAAVVDPALGGNQILAKAAELDAKIVFILNTHGHMDATADDASIRTATGAKIAIFEVDAPRLEKNARETRWFLPAPPPPIKADLLLKEGSELKLGDVAIRTLHTPGHTEGAACFYFESAGLLFTGDTLYAGSCGRTDVFGGSPAKMVFSLRRLKELPPETRVFPGHGPETTIGDETWIRDLTYPIV; from the coding sequence ATGCTCGTCGAGAAGGTCGTCTCAGCCCCGCTCGACAACAACGCGTACCTCCTCGTGGACGAGAAGAGCAAGCAGGCCGCGGTGGTCGACCCGGCGCTCGGTGGCAATCAGATCCTGGCGAAGGCGGCCGAACTCGACGCAAAGATCGTCTTCATCCTGAACACGCATGGCCACATGGACGCGACCGCGGACGACGCATCGATCCGAACCGCCACGGGCGCGAAGATCGCGATCTTCGAGGTCGACGCCCCGCGCCTCGAGAAGAACGCCCGCGAGACGCGTTGGTTCCTCCCCGCGCCGCCTCCTCCCATCAAAGCCGACCTTCTGTTGAAGGAAGGATCTGAACTCAAACTCGGTGACGTTGCGATCCGCACCCTCCACACGCCGGGACACACGGAAGGCGCCGCGTGCTTCTACTTCGAGTCGGCGGGCCTCCTGTTCACGGGCGACACGCTCTACGCCGGCTCCTGCGGCCGCACCGACGTCTTCGGGGGGAGCCCGGCGAAAATGGTCTTCAGCCTGCGGAGGCTCAAGGAGCTGCCGCCGGAGACGCGCGTCTTTCCCGGGCACGGACCCGAGACGACGATCGGGGACGAGACCTGGATCCGTGACCTGACGTATCCGATCGTCTGA
- a CDS encoding UPF0147 family protein translates to MDTEAKLKQIMDVLDQIAEDTSVPRNIRRGASEAKARLAKKNEALDLRVTSAIMIMDDLANDPNIPLHGRTLIWNVISQLETVR, encoded by the coding sequence ATGGACACCGAGGCGAAGCTGAAGCAAATCATGGACGTCCTCGATCAGATCGCGGAGGACACGTCCGTCCCTAGGAACATCCGACGCGGTGCCTCCGAGGCGAAAGCTCGGCTCGCGAAGAAGAACGAGGCCCTCGACTTGCGCGTAACGAGTGCGATCATGATCATGGACGATCTCGCGAACGATCCGAACATCCCGCTCCACGGCCGGACGCTGATCTGGAACGTGATATCGCAGCTCGAGACGGTCCGGTAA
- a CDS encoding Lrp/AsnC ligand binding domain-containing protein: MMAIGSDMEQALTALYGEDQVAAVITLKVDTKEADRIATEISRFEVIQDVFLVTGDTDIIAKARFKNYKGLKDFVLSSLAPISGIKDTKTLMVVTTYKEAGLPRAPS; the protein is encoded by the coding sequence ATGATGGCGATAGGAAGCGACATGGAGCAAGCCCTCACCGCCCTCTACGGCGAGGACCAGGTCGCCGCCGTCATCACGCTCAAGGTCGACACGAAAGAGGCGGACCGCATCGCGACGGAGATCTCGAGGTTCGAGGTGATCCAGGACGTCTTCCTGGTCACGGGCGACACGGACATCATCGCGAAGGCCCGTTTCAAGAACTACAAGGGGCTGAAAGATTTCGTGCTTTCGAGCCTCGCTCCGATTTCAGGGATCAAGGACACGAAGACCTTGATGGTCGTCACGACCTACAAGGAAGCGGGACTGCCGAGGGCACCAAGTTGA
- a CDS encoding zinc ribbon domain-containing protein has translation MADPGTDPMVAVALILFAVALGVLSFLEMRFFRKRMKNRRLRTAKRDDELTDEAHNAIVTTKAILLAMQRQGIRSEESADWLREAETASARRNYRVAVDLTAKAKQRLLALKSAQSSKGDLVKLERLPRSTSSEEVTTKELIQKEFPPNLMQSKFSIEVATTAIEAAGATGRDLGQATQLLDAAKARFDAKDYTGSLGLARQSKRAADGESVDVAAALAAPPAAQAATSACPNCGAALHGDDAFCRKCGTRLVASACASCGASLVADDEFCRKCGAPVSR, from the coding sequence ATGGCCGATCCCGGCACGGACCCGATGGTCGCGGTCGCGCTCATCTTGTTCGCGGTCGCCCTGGGTGTCCTCTCGTTCCTCGAGATGCGGTTCTTTCGGAAACGGATGAAAAATCGTCGGCTACGTACGGCGAAGCGGGACGACGAGCTTACCGACGAAGCGCACAATGCTATCGTGACGACGAAAGCGATCCTGTTGGCCATGCAGCGCCAGGGCATCCGGAGCGAGGAATCGGCCGACTGGTTGCGTGAGGCCGAGACAGCCTCCGCGCGCCGGAACTACCGCGTGGCCGTCGACCTCACGGCGAAGGCAAAGCAGCGGCTCCTTGCCCTGAAGTCGGCGCAATCTTCGAAGGGTGACTTGGTGAAGCTCGAGCGGCTCCCGCGCTCCACCTCATCCGAGGAGGTCACGACCAAGGAGCTCATCCAGAAGGAGTTCCCGCCGAACCTCATGCAGTCGAAATTCTCGATTGAGGTCGCCACGACGGCGATCGAGGCCGCCGGCGCGACGGGACGCGATCTCGGGCAGGCGACGCAGCTCTTGGACGCCGCCAAAGCGCGATTCGATGCGAAAGACTACACCGGGTCCCTTGGCCTCGCGCGGCAATCGAAGCGCGCGGCGGATGGCGAATCCGTGGATGTCGCAGCGGCGTTGGCGGCACCTCCGGCGGCTCAGGCCGCGACGAGCGCGTGTCCGAACTGCGGAGCGGCCCTCCACGGAGACGATGCATTCTGCCGGAAGTGCGGCACCCGGCTCGTCGCGAGCGCCTGCGCGTCGTGCGGCGCGAGCCTCGTCGCGGACGACGAATTTTGCCGCAAATGCGGCGCGCCTGTTTCTCGATGA
- a CDS encoding formate--phosphoribosylaminoimidazolecarboxamide ligase produces the protein MVNRSAITSILKEYEDLVVATVCSHSSLQIFHGARQEGFRTLGIAIGERPRFYDAFPLARPDEFLLVDSYADIVDQADDLVAKQVVTVPHGSFVEYMGAETFAKLRIPTFGNREVLRWETDREKQREWLTSAGVSMPAKIERPQDIDRPVFVKYYGAKGGRGAFIAKNYEDFKESIRPGMKYTIQEYVVGTRYYIHYFYSPLATTGYRLSKGALEMLGVDRRDEANIDEMYKLGAQEALRKIGLLPTFVVTGNMPVVLRESLLPKAFEMGERAVERSITLFGGMIGPFCLETIVTDRLEFKVFEISTRIVAGTNLFIAGSPYADLAEPGMSTGRRIAREIRVAQKEGRLSEVLS, from the coding sequence ATGGTAAATCGTTCCGCGATTACGTCCATCCTCAAGGAGTACGAGGACCTCGTCGTCGCGACGGTCTGCTCCCATTCGTCCCTGCAGATCTTCCATGGCGCCCGCCAGGAAGGGTTCCGCACGTTGGGGATCGCGATCGGAGAGCGACCGCGATTCTACGATGCGTTCCCGCTCGCGAGGCCGGATGAGTTCCTCCTCGTCGACTCGTACGCCGACATCGTCGACCAAGCGGACGACCTAGTCGCGAAGCAGGTCGTCACCGTCCCGCACGGCTCCTTCGTGGAGTACATGGGCGCGGAGACGTTCGCGAAGCTCCGCATCCCGACGTTCGGGAACCGCGAGGTGCTGCGGTGGGAGACGGATCGAGAGAAGCAGCGGGAATGGCTGACCTCCGCCGGCGTCTCGATGCCGGCGAAGATCGAGCGGCCCCAGGATATCGACCGACCCGTGTTCGTGAAGTACTACGGCGCGAAGGGGGGCCGCGGCGCCTTCATCGCGAAGAACTATGAGGACTTCAAGGAGTCGATCCGGCCGGGCATGAAGTACACGATCCAGGAGTACGTCGTCGGCACGCGGTACTACATCCACTACTTCTACTCGCCCCTGGCGACGACGGGCTACCGGCTCTCGAAGGGCGCCTTGGAGATGCTCGGCGTCGACCGGCGGGACGAGGCGAACATTGACGAGATGTACAAGCTGGGGGCGCAGGAGGCGCTCCGGAAGATCGGCCTCCTTCCGACGTTCGTCGTCACAGGGAACATGCCCGTCGTCCTGCGGGAGTCGCTCCTCCCGAAGGCGTTCGAGATGGGCGAGCGCGCCGTCGAGCGGTCCATCACGCTGTTCGGTGGCATGATCGGACCGTTCTGCCTCGAGACGATTGTCACGGACCGGCTCGAGTTCAAAGTGTTTGAGATTTCCACGCGAATCGTCGCGGGGACGAACCTGTTCATCGCGGGGTCGCCGTACGCGGATTTGGCGGAGCCAGGGATGTCGACGGGCCGCCGAATCGCCCGAGAGATTCGTGTGGCGCAGAAGGAGGGGCGCCTGTCCGAGGTGCTGAGCTGA
- the folP gene encoding dihydropteroate synthase, translating into MAESARMWRHRLGEIVLDRTHVMGVLNVTPDSFSDGGRYSAPEAAIQRALDIAEQGASILDVGGESTRPGSATVPADEEWRRVDPVLQSVVRKLDIPISIDTRKPEIAAKALERGAAIVNDVSGLSDPRMARVISRARAGAVVMHMQGVPMTMQTAPQYADVVGEIRDLLAGRVKAAMEDGVERQAIAIDPGVGFGKSVEHNLAILRNLDPIAALGHPVVVGVSRKSFIARLGGGEPMRDRLAGSVAAATLAVAHGAHVIRAHDVADTVRAMRVADAILASRHGVGEP; encoded by the coding sequence GTGGCGGAGTCCGCGCGCATGTGGCGCCATCGGCTCGGGGAGATCGTGCTCGATCGGACTCACGTGATGGGCGTTCTGAACGTCACGCCGGACTCCTTTTCCGACGGCGGACGCTACTCCGCCCCGGAGGCGGCGATTCAAAGGGCGCTCGACATCGCGGAGCAAGGCGCCTCGATCCTGGATGTTGGCGGAGAATCCACCCGTCCCGGATCGGCGACGGTGCCGGCCGATGAGGAATGGCGACGGGTCGATCCCGTGTTGCAGTCCGTCGTGCGCAAACTCGACATCCCGATTTCGATCGACACGCGGAAACCCGAAATCGCCGCGAAGGCCCTCGAGCGCGGCGCCGCGATCGTGAACGACGTGAGCGGTCTCTCCGATCCGCGCATGGCCCGGGTCATCTCGAGGGCGCGCGCCGGCGCGGTCGTCATGCACATGCAGGGCGTCCCGATGACGATGCAGACGGCGCCCCAGTACGCCGACGTAGTCGGGGAAATCCGGGACCTCCTGGCCGGCCGCGTGAAAGCGGCGATGGAGGACGGCGTCGAACGTCAAGCGATCGCCATCGACCCTGGAGTCGGGTTCGGAAAGTCCGTCGAGCACAACCTCGCCATCCTCAGAAACCTCGACCCGATTGCCGCGCTCGGTCATCCCGTCGTCGTCGGCGTCTCTCGGAAGTCCTTCATCGCCCGCCTGGGGGGCGGCGAGCCGATGCGGGACCGCTTGGCGGGCAGCGTGGCGGCGGCGACCCTGGCGGTGGCTCACGGAGCGCACGTGATCCGTGCCCACGACGTGGCGGATACAGTCCGCGCGATGCGAGTAGCGGATGCGATCCTGGCTTCTCGGCATGGGGTTGGCGAGCCTTAG
- a CDS encoding threonine--tRNA ligase has translation MRILFLHVDYLEYEIREKALKDVEDVPASRRRGRVEEALVCFITAEKRDERDPRATAQQASTNIEDVAGQVGTKRVVLYPYAHLSSSLAAPGPAQEILRSLEKDLAHRTFDVHASPFGYYKSFKVAVKGHPLSELSREIVVEAAAARTEEISEAVRAETRLVSHWHVLEPNGELHPLAITDGKLGGFDFRGHDRLERFAKYEMAKSREVREEPPHVRLMQDLELVDYEPGSDPGNLRFYPKGRLIKALLEEIVSRRIQEYGAMEVESPVMYDFEHPALKSYLNRFPARQYVVQTPNKKAFLRFSACFGQFLIMKDMVLSYKQLPLALYELTRYSFRAEQRGELAGLRRLRAFTMPDCHALCADVEQAKAHMMIRFEVAWKLMSDVGFAMPDDFEVGMRVTEPFWRQHKDFVIAYAKRWGKPLLVEMWSEQSFYYAMKYEWNFVDTNDKAAALTTDQIDTENAKRFGITFTDEKGVERHPLILHLSPSGAIERVLYAFLEKAAADSKRDKPPMLPVWLAPTQVRVVPVSGDQLDHARGLLERFPEVRVDVDDTNDTLAKKIRRAEKEWVPYIVVVGKKEIESGVLNVRVRATKAQAQMSVDELQKRIRADTAGRPFRALAEPPAVSARPTFHG, from the coding sequence ATGCGAATCCTATTCCTCCATGTGGATTACCTCGAGTACGAGATCCGGGAGAAGGCCCTGAAGGACGTCGAGGACGTCCCCGCGTCGAGACGAAGAGGGCGCGTCGAAGAGGCGCTCGTCTGCTTCATCACCGCCGAGAAACGGGATGAGCGGGACCCAAGGGCGACTGCGCAGCAGGCCTCGACGAACATCGAGGACGTCGCCGGCCAGGTCGGCACGAAACGCGTCGTCCTGTATCCGTACGCGCACCTAAGCTCTTCCCTGGCAGCCCCGGGACCCGCGCAGGAGATCCTCCGCTCCCTGGAGAAGGACCTTGCCCATCGCACCTTCGACGTCCACGCGTCGCCGTTCGGTTACTACAAATCCTTCAAGGTCGCCGTGAAAGGCCACCCGCTGAGCGAACTCTCGCGGGAGATCGTCGTGGAGGCCGCCGCGGCCCGGACAGAGGAGATCTCCGAAGCGGTCCGAGCGGAGACGCGGCTCGTCTCCCACTGGCACGTCCTCGAACCGAACGGGGAGCTCCATCCGCTCGCGATCACGGATGGAAAGCTTGGAGGATTCGACTTCCGGGGCCACGATCGCCTCGAGCGATTCGCGAAGTATGAGATGGCGAAGTCGCGGGAGGTGCGAGAGGAGCCGCCGCACGTCCGCCTGATGCAGGACCTCGAACTCGTGGACTACGAGCCCGGATCGGATCCGGGCAATCTCCGTTTCTACCCGAAGGGGCGGCTGATCAAGGCCCTCCTCGAGGAGATCGTCTCCCGCCGGATCCAAGAGTACGGCGCGATGGAGGTCGAGAGCCCGGTCATGTATGACTTCGAGCACCCCGCGCTGAAGTCGTACCTGAACCGCTTCCCCGCGCGACAGTACGTCGTCCAGACGCCGAACAAGAAGGCGTTCCTCCGCTTCAGCGCGTGCTTCGGCCAGTTCCTGATCATGAAGGACATGGTGCTCTCGTACAAGCAGCTCCCGCTGGCCCTCTACGAGCTGACCCGCTACTCGTTCCGCGCGGAACAGCGGGGCGAGCTCGCGGGGCTCCGGAGGCTCCGGGCCTTCACGATGCCCGACTGCCACGCCCTGTGCGCGGACGTCGAGCAGGCGAAGGCGCACATGATGATCCGGTTCGAAGTCGCTTGGAAACTCATGTCCGACGTTGGATTCGCGATGCCCGACGACTTCGAGGTCGGGATGCGGGTCACGGAGCCGTTCTGGCGGCAGCACAAGGACTTCGTGATCGCGTATGCGAAACGATGGGGCAAACCGCTGCTCGTCGAGATGTGGTCGGAGCAGTCCTTCTACTACGCGATGAAGTACGAATGGAATTTCGTCGACACGAACGACAAGGCGGCCGCGCTGACGACGGACCAAATCGACACGGAGAACGCGAAGCGTTTCGGGATTACCTTCACGGACGAAAAAGGCGTGGAGCGGCACCCCTTGATCCTGCATCTCTCTCCGAGCGGTGCGATCGAGCGGGTCCTGTACGCCTTCCTGGAGAAGGCCGCTGCGGACTCCAAACGGGATAAGCCGCCCATGCTCCCGGTTTGGCTCGCGCCGACGCAGGTCCGGGTGGTGCCGGTGAGCGGGGACCAGCTCGACCACGCCCGCGGCCTCCTCGAGCGATTCCCCGAGGTGCGAGTCGACGTCGACGACACCAACGACACTCTCGCCAAGAAGATCCGTCGCGCGGAGAAGGAGTGGGTCCCCTACATCGTCGTCGTGGGCAAGAAGGAGATCGAGAGCGGGGTGCTCAACGTCCGGGTGCGGGCGACGAAGGCGCAGGCCCAGATGTCCGTCGACGAGTTGCAGAAACGGATCCGAGCCGACACTGCGGGGCGTCCGTTCCGGGCCCTCGCGGAGCCACCGGCCGTGAGCGCTCGGCCGACGTTTCACGGATGA